A window from Akkermansia muciniphila encodes these proteins:
- a CDS encoding type I restriction endonuclease subunit R, producing MSYDYSENILVQESAGRLLREELGWEVATAYNTEKLGENGTFGRKSYREILLTRYLRAAIRKLNPWITDDLADEAIRTLDTHLSTSSLLQINEEKYNLIRDGIPVTLRKPDGESEEKRVAVIDFQNPENNHFLAIKELKVWGELYRRRTDVVGFVNGIPLLFIELKKNTVDVQNAYTDNYTDYLDTIPHLFHYNAIVMLSNGGEAKVGTLGSKYEFFHEWKRLHETDEGSVALATQLRGICKKNNFLDLVENFILYDHSEGRTVKILARNHQYLGVNEAVKAYETRQLNNGKLGVFWHTQGSGKSYSMLFLAQKIRRKCFGSPTIVILTDREELNTQISDTFENCGMLGKAKASRFIATSGTDLVNKLQGNQSFIFTLIQKFNQPVVHPITPKHDLLIMSDEAHRSQYGIFADNMCQLLPTASRIGFTGTPLLTSDNITERTFGGYVSVYDFQRAVEDGATVPLYYENRGDKIGLAGTPALNERMIEAIEAADLDPNQQEKLEREFAKEIHVLTAEPRLRAIAQDFVRHYSDLWTSGKAMFVCLNKVTCVRMFNFVQEYWTQEIVSLKEQQKHASQQESLEMERKIRWMEETEMAVVISQEQNEILTFNKWGLDIIPHRTKMEKREMDKEFKKTESPFRIVFVCAMWLTGFDVKSLSCLYLDKPLKAHSLMQAIARANRVNEGKSNGLVIDYIGIVSALKKALADYTGTRGGGGDDPTVDKEKLLSRIAELVEKICDFLKEHGFILETLVKSIPDSFDRLELIQQAANAMCGTLEIKKTFQTYANELFRLMKYVNRDDVDDETRANKNAIKAIYDELQKKRKHADTTGLMVEINKIVNEYIIVHQSRPDDTKPDKTIDISQIDFERLSREFAKAKKRNLAMKDLEELVEYYLEQMIVNNPGRVNYYERYQAIIDEYNQDQDKANIERTFEELMKLASDLNTEQQRYVREGLDNEEELALFDMLFSDNLSVKDIKIIKTVSKDLLVSVKEKITALDHWTDKPNTTAEISNLIRDTLWKNLPEVYTDTSIDTYRQHIFEYFYSRYKEVV from the coding sequence ATGAGCTACGACTATTCGGAAAACATTCTGGTGCAGGAAAGCGCAGGGCGGCTACTTCGAGAGGAGCTGGGCTGGGAGGTGGCGACAGCCTATAACACCGAAAAACTCGGAGAAAATGGCACGTTCGGCAGAAAAAGCTACCGGGAGATACTCCTGACCCGTTACCTGCGGGCCGCTATCCGCAAGCTCAATCCATGGATCACCGATGACTTGGCGGACGAGGCCATCCGAACGCTGGATACGCACCTTTCCACCTCATCGCTTCTCCAGATCAACGAGGAGAAGTACAATCTGATCCGTGACGGCATTCCCGTCACGCTCCGGAAACCGGACGGGGAGAGTGAAGAAAAGCGTGTTGCCGTCATTGACTTCCAGAACCCGGAGAACAACCACTTTCTGGCAATCAAGGAACTCAAGGTTTGGGGTGAGCTCTACAGGCGCAGAACGGATGTTGTGGGGTTCGTCAATGGTATACCTTTGCTCTTTATTGAGCTGAAAAAGAATACGGTCGATGTGCAAAACGCCTATACAGATAACTACACGGATTACCTGGATACCATTCCCCACCTGTTCCACTACAATGCCATTGTGATGCTGAGCAACGGCGGAGAGGCCAAGGTGGGAACGCTCGGCAGCAAGTATGAGTTTTTTCATGAATGGAAACGTCTGCATGAAACGGACGAAGGCAGCGTGGCCTTGGCTACGCAGTTGAGGGGGATCTGCAAAAAGAACAATTTTCTCGACCTCGTGGAGAACTTCATCCTCTATGACCACAGCGAAGGGCGTACCGTCAAGATCCTGGCCCGCAACCACCAGTACCTGGGTGTGAATGAGGCCGTCAAAGCTTACGAGACCCGCCAGCTAAACAATGGCAAATTGGGTGTATTCTGGCACACTCAAGGCAGCGGCAAGAGTTATTCCATGCTCTTTCTGGCGCAGAAGATACGCCGAAAGTGCTTCGGTTCTCCGACCATCGTCATCCTGACCGACCGGGAAGAGTTGAACACCCAGATTAGCGACACGTTCGAAAATTGCGGCATGCTCGGCAAAGCAAAAGCCTCCCGTTTTATTGCCACCAGCGGAACCGACCTCGTCAATAAACTCCAAGGGAACCAGAGCTTTATTTTCACGCTCATTCAAAAATTCAACCAACCTGTCGTCCATCCCATCACCCCGAAGCATGATTTGCTCATCATGTCAGACGAGGCGCACCGCAGCCAATATGGTATCTTTGCGGACAACATGTGCCAATTGTTGCCGACGGCGTCGCGAATAGGTTTTACAGGCACACCCCTTCTCACCAGTGACAATATCACCGAACGAACCTTCGGCGGCTACGTTTCCGTGTATGACTTCCAACGGGCCGTGGAAGATGGGGCTACTGTTCCACTCTACTATGAGAACAGAGGGGATAAAATTGGCCTTGCAGGCACCCCGGCACTGAACGAACGCATGATTGAAGCGATCGAAGCCGCAGATCTTGATCCCAACCAGCAGGAAAAACTGGAACGTGAGTTTGCCAAAGAAATCCACGTACTGACGGCAGAGCCGCGGCTGCGAGCCATTGCGCAAGACTTTGTTCGCCATTATTCCGACTTGTGGACAAGCGGCAAGGCCATGTTCGTTTGCCTCAACAAGGTAACGTGTGTGCGGATGTTCAACTTTGTACAGGAGTACTGGACTCAGGAAATAGTCTCCTTGAAGGAACAGCAAAAGCACGCCAGTCAGCAGGAATCTCTCGAGATGGAACGCAAGATTCGCTGGATGGAAGAAACAGAAATGGCTGTCGTCATCAGCCAGGAACAGAACGAAATTCTGACCTTCAACAAGTGGGGGCTAGATATCATCCCCCACCGTACCAAGATGGAGAAACGCGAAATGGACAAGGAATTCAAGAAGACCGAAAGTCCTTTTCGCATAGTGTTTGTCTGCGCTATGTGGCTGACCGGCTTTGACGTCAAGAGCCTTTCCTGCCTGTACCTGGACAAGCCGTTGAAAGCTCACTCACTGATGCAGGCCATTGCACGTGCCAATCGTGTGAACGAGGGGAAAAGCAATGGCCTCGTGATCGACTATATCGGCATCGTCAGCGCCCTGAAAAAGGCACTTGCCGACTATACCGGTACCCGGGGAGGTGGCGGAGATGATCCAACAGTGGATAAGGAGAAGCTGTTGTCGAGAATTGCAGAGCTTGTTGAAAAGATCTGTGATTTCCTGAAGGAGCATGGATTCATTCTCGAAACTCTGGTAAAATCCATCCCTGACAGTTTTGATCGATTGGAGCTCATTCAACAGGCGGCTAACGCTATGTGCGGAACACTGGAAATCAAGAAGACTTTTCAAACGTATGCCAACGAACTGTTTCGTCTGATGAAGTATGTCAACAGAGACGACGTAGACGATGAAACCCGTGCCAACAAGAATGCCATCAAGGCTATCTATGATGAGCTTCAGAAAAAGCGAAAACACGCGGACACTACAGGGTTGATGGTGGAAATCAACAAGATTGTTAACGAATACATCATCGTACATCAATCCAGGCCTGATGATACGAAACCGGACAAGACAATCGATATCAGCCAAATCGACTTTGAACGCCTCTCTCGGGAATTTGCAAAAGCAAAGAAACGGAACTTGGCGATGAAGGATCTGGAAGAATTGGTAGAATACTATCTTGAACAGATGATAGTGAACAATCCCGGTCGTGTGAATTATTACGAGAGGTACCAGGCAATCATTGACGAATACAATCAGGATCAGGATAAAGCCAACATTGAACGTACCTTCGAAGAGCTGATGAAACTGGCTTCAGACCTCAACACGGAACAACAGCGATACGTAAGAGAGGGCCTTGACAACGAAGAGGAATTGGCGCTTTTCGATATGCTCTTTTCCGACAATCTCTCTGTCAAAGACATCAAAATCATCAAGACGGTTTCGAAAGATCTATTGGTAAGTGTCAAGGAAAAGATAACAGCTCTTGACCACTGGACGGATAAGCCCAATACCACGGCGGAGATATCCAACCTCATTCGGGATACATTGTGGAAAAACCTTCCCGAAGTATACACGGATACGAGTATTGACACCTACCGCCAACATATTTTCGAGTACTTCTATTCACGGTATAAAGAGGTTGTTTAA
- a CDS encoding helix-turn-helix domain-containing protein has protein sequence MKGQLNIIGDAVRKYRRAKKWTQHDLAGACQRLGWQLIRETLIKIELGTRRVVDSEVLLLARALGCSPSDLLGDNVDEALMSARHSKSDS, from the coding sequence ATGAAGGGGCAACTCAATATCATCGGCGATGCCGTCCGAAAATACCGCAGAGCTAAAAAATGGACTCAGCATGATCTTGCCGGGGCTTGTCAGCGGTTGGGGTGGCAGCTTATTCGAGAAACCCTCATCAAGATAGAACTGGGGACGCGGCGAGTCGTCGACTCTGAAGTCCTTCTTCTGGCCCGAGCCTTGGGTTGTTCTCCCTCCGACTTGTTGGGCGACAATGTGGATGAAGCCTTGATGTCAGCTCGTCATAGCAAAAGTGACAGCTAA
- a CDS encoding DUF4339 domain-containing protein produces MDNKQYYVTLPDKAQEGPYDEKDLITRFQAGKYPEGTLVWQEGMDSWILIETMISNAEKITTDEKESADCKPNTPPLPAAIPPTPPTPSIPDNFKKEYYVADYDGNKQGPYSLDELKNSVKTGKLYGSELGWKQGMTDWVSLEDILDTRPVTYYMEPQSWVACSFFCASSILSIALTIAFSERSYDAFMICRLMCRLTLLTASILLLIRLFKAWEVLQNISARIRIPSPGQAIGFLFIPLFNFYWGFVAFCKISSLGNKLLKRPGSIQLWPFLTYCILNILGFIVLVASGGASSRGAVERWLIVGNIISICSTACAIFMIYYINKLIFKYNKTK; encoded by the coding sequence ATGGATAACAAGCAGTATTACGTCACCTTGCCAGACAAAGCTCAGGAAGGCCCGTATGATGAAAAAGATCTCATTACCCGGTTTCAAGCGGGCAAATATCCGGAAGGTACGCTTGTATGGCAGGAGGGAATGGATAGCTGGATACTCATTGAAACAATGATATCGAATGCAGAGAAAATAACAACTGATGAGAAGGAATCTGCCGATTGTAAACCGAATACACCTCCTCTCCCCGCTGCTATTCCTCCGACACCGCCAACTCCTTCGATTCCCGATAATTTCAAGAAAGAGTATTATGTAGCGGATTATGATGGCAATAAGCAAGGGCCATATTCTTTAGATGAACTAAAGAACTCTGTAAAAACAGGAAAGCTGTATGGTTCCGAGTTGGGGTGGAAACAGGGCATGACAGATTGGGTGTCTTTAGAGGATATTCTGGATACTCGCCCTGTCACTTACTACATGGAACCCCAAAGCTGGGTTGCCTGTAGTTTTTTCTGCGCATCATCAATCCTGAGTATAGCGTTAACCATAGCATTCAGTGAGCGTAGTTATGATGCTTTCATGATCTGCCGATTGATGTGCCGATTGACTTTGTTGACAGCATCTATCTTGCTATTGATCCGGCTTTTCAAGGCATGGGAGGTATTACAGAATATTTCCGCTCGTATTCGGATTCCTTCTCCCGGCCAGGCTATAGGATTTCTTTTCATTCCACTTTTTAATTTTTATTGGGGATTTGTTGCCTTTTGCAAAATAAGCTCATTAGGAAATAAGCTGTTAAAACGCCCCGGAAGCATTCAATTATGGCCATTTTTAACATATTGTATTCTTAATATATTAGGGTTTATTGTTCTTGTTGCTTCAGGAGGGGCATCCAGCCGAGGAGCTGTTGAGCGTTGGTTGATCGTTGGTAACATTATTTCCATCTGTTCTACTGCTTGCGCTATATTTATGATTTATTACATCAATAAGTTGATTTTCAAATATAATAAAACTAAATGA
- a CDS encoding ankyrin repeat domain-containing protein, giving the protein MNTKMYRIILFVVLSLISAVLLSSCGKTDNPEANKRDSKGNTVLMKAVKEGNIDWVTELIKDGARVDAKGEDGDTALIWAVDSRHTECVKALIDAGADLNMEAKNGDTALILAANRGYTDCVKVLLKAGADVNGKNKKRRNASHGSCL; this is encoded by the coding sequence ATGAATACAAAAATGTATCGAATTATCCTATTTGTAGTACTTTCTTTGATTTCCGCAGTACTCCTTTCCTCATGTGGAAAAACCGATAATCCCGAAGCCAATAAAAGAGATTCGAAAGGAAATACGGTTCTCATGAAAGCTGTCAAAGAGGGGAACATCGATTGGGTGACGGAATTGATCAAGGACGGAGCGCGTGTAGATGCGAAGGGAGAAGATGGGGATACAGCTCTAATATGGGCTGTTGATAGTAGGCATACGGAATGCGTGAAAGCATTGATAGACGCTGGGGCAGACCTCAACATGGAGGCTAAGAATGGGGATACGGCTCTCATATTGGCTGCTAATAGAGGATATACAGATTGTGTAAAAGTATTGCTGAAAGCCGGGGCAGATGTAAACGGAAAGAATAAAAAAAGGAGAAATGCCTCTCACGGAAGCTGCTTATAA
- a CDS encoding ankyrin repeat domain-containing protein, with product MPLTEAAYNGRTDSVKALLEAGANVNAQDKDGRTALMWATDDKYPDCVKTLLGAGADVNVKDKDGKTALMRATYNELTDSVKALLGAGANVNVKDNDGRTALMYAIGPYSGHDRGECMKELLAAGANVNMKDKEGNTALMLATRYNCTKCEKLLREAGAKE from the coding sequence ATGCCTCTCACGGAAGCTGCTTATAATGGACGTACAGACAGTGTGAAAGCATTGCTGGAAGCAGGAGCAAACGTGAATGCCCAGGATAAGGATGGGAGAACAGCTCTCATGTGGGCTACTGATGATAAGTATCCGGACTGTGTGAAAACATTACTGGGAGCTGGTGCAGACGTAAACGTGAAGGATAAAGATGGGAAAACGGCTTTAATGAGGGCTACTTATAATGAGCTTACAGACAGTGTGAAAGCATTGCTGGGAGCGGGAGCAAACGTGAATGTTAAGGATAATGACGGGCGTACGGCTCTCATGTATGCGATTGGTCCTTATTCTGGCCATGACCGTGGAGAATGCATGAAAGAGTTGTTAGCGGCCGGGGCAAATGTGAATATGAAAGATAAGGAAGGGAACACGGCTCTCATGCTGGCTACCAGATATAACTGTACGAAATGCGAGAAATTGCTACGGGAAGCCGGGGCCAAAGAGTAG
- a CDS encoding DUF932 domain-containing protein yields the protein MNTHTSTRELYRNRDNSPLDRNQIRRVAPSVFADREDDSRSEKYRFVSSDSLLDQMEEAGFLVVGAQEQRTRKPDGTPTRKHLIRFAHRDVLEHNRDQRIEVVMINSHNGSCSYQLMAGIFRLVCTNGLIVGARIAAINIRHMGHTGEDVIAASLRLAGETPRIMDDIHRMQGVELPYKRQVDFVHEAAQLRMGDDYEDRIRPEALLSPRRWNDIGFTAGGQATVWQCFNRVQENLIRGGVPLKPQKEGAYRRRSLRALNGIDGNTRLNRELWDLADSYALNN from the coding sequence ATGAATACTCATACATCTACACGCGAACTCTATCGCAACCGCGACAATAGCCCGCTGGACAGAAACCAGATCCGGCGTGTCGCCCCCTCCGTCTTCGCCGACCGCGAGGACGACAGCCGTTCGGAAAAATACCGATTTGTCTCCTCGGATTCCCTGCTCGACCAGATGGAAGAAGCCGGCTTCCTCGTTGTCGGAGCTCAGGAACAACGTACCCGGAAACCGGACGGAACACCTACCCGCAAGCACCTGATTCGTTTTGCTCACCGGGATGTGCTGGAACACAACCGTGATCAGCGCATCGAAGTGGTCATGATCAACAGCCATAACGGTAGCTGTTCCTATCAGCTCATGGCCGGGATCTTCCGGCTGGTCTGCACCAACGGTCTGATTGTCGGGGCACGCATTGCCGCCATCAACATCCGCCACATGGGCCATACCGGGGAGGATGTGATTGCCGCAAGTCTCCGGCTGGCCGGAGAAACGCCCCGGATCATGGACGACATCCATCGCATGCAGGGAGTCGAACTCCCCTACAAGCGGCAGGTGGACTTCGTTCATGAAGCGGCACAGTTGCGCATGGGAGACGACTATGAAGACAGGATACGTCCCGAAGCACTTCTGTCGCCCCGGCGCTGGAACGACATCGGCTTTACGGCGGGAGGTCAGGCTACCGTCTGGCAGTGCTTCAACCGGGTTCAGGAAAACCTGATCAGGGGAGGAGTCCCTTTGAAACCTCAGAAGGAAGGTGCTTATCGTCGCCGCTCCCTGCGGGCGCTCAACGGTATTGACGGCAATACGCGCCTGAACCGGGAGCTCTGGGATCTGGCCGACAGCTACGCCCTGAACAACTGA